One bacterium genomic window, CCTCGATCCAAACATCAAGTTCTCTAGCTAGCTCCAATCCACTCTCCGGCGCAGTGAGCTCAACCGCGGCATCGGCAGACTCAGCGCGAAGCGAATTCAGTCTAAGCCTCGCGGCCTCGATCTCCTGCTCCAGGGAGATAATTGATGATTCAATTCGCCAGAGGTCGCTTTGAGCGGAGATAAGTTGATCGCGGCTTGCTCTGCCTGACTCTACGCTGACCGCCGTGGACTGCTCGATCTGGCGAAGAATCAGTTGCTGTTGCAGTAACTCTGCCATCAGCTCTCGCTTGAAATAGAGATCGATAAACGCAAGTCGGGCCGCAAGGGCCAGTTCCCGCTGAATTGTCTTTCGGTCGCTGGCGGATTCTTGCGCGGTTACGATAGCCGCCCTCCGAAGCAGTGTGCGGGAACCCGAATACGGTATCTCCTGTGAAAGCCCGATCACTCGCATCGTCATTGGATCCATATCCAGATCAAAACTTCTGGGTGTATTCTGGATCCCGACCATCAGCATGGGATCAGGCCATCGGCCGGTAGCGCTGGCAGATTCGGAGGAGGAGCTTTCCATGAATTTGGCCGTCTCGGCTCGCTTGTTGGCAAGTGTAACCTGATTGACAACTTGGTCGATTGAGAGGCTGTCTGACGAACGCGCAGACGAGCCAAAAGCAAAAGCCAATAACAGGGCTATCAGGAGCCTCGTGAGCTTCAATCTGATTGAGTTCGCCACATACATAGTGCCGTACCGCAAAGCAAGGCGGATGCCACTTCCCGTGGACGCCCTAACAGGCAGGCTATCAATGAGTTGATGAGGTGACGATAGCGAGATGCGCTTTGGTCAATAGAGAAGATTCAGCACTAATGAAGAATAGTCTCGAGTGGGATCAAGTTTCCGCTCAGTCCCGCTTTTCCGAGAGCTGGTACTTCTTCATCCGATAGATCAGCACATGTCGTGGAATCTGGAGATAATCCGCGGCCCGGGATTTGTTCCAGGCGAACTTTTCAAGTGCGTTGATAATCAGTCGTTTCTCGGATTCATGGAACGAAAGACTCTCACCTCCCGTCATTGTTTCCGTTGCATCAGCACGCAAAAACGACTTTCCAAAGTCATTTGGGAGATCACCAAGAGTCAGCGTATCTGCCGACCGGAGGATCACCATTCGTTCGATCAAATTCTCGAGTTCACGGATGTTACCGGGCCATGGATGTCGCAGAAGAGCCTGCATCAACGCTTTGTCGACAGTCAACGCCGCACCGGGGGAAAATCGCTGGAGGAACTCCTTGACCAGAAGGGCGATATCATCGGCTCTTTCACGAAGAGCAGGGACACGCAGCGGAATCACATTCAAGCGATAGAACAGATCTTCGCGAAATGTCCCCGCGGTCACCCGCTCGGCCAGATCAACATTCGAGGCCGCCAGTAATCGGACATCGATCACTATCCGCTGCTCTGAGCCGACCGGTTCAAGTACTCGCTCCTGAATCACGCGAAGCAACTTGGCCTGCAACTCGAAGGGGAGTTCGCTGATCTCGTCGAGAAGGAGCGTACCACCCTCGGCGAGCTCAAATTTACCCTTTTTGTCCTTCACCGCGCCGGTAAAGGCACCCTTCACATGACCAAACAGTTCGGACTCGATTAGCTCGCGCGGTATGGAAGCACAGTTGATCGCGAGAAATGGCGCGTGCGCGCGATTGCTCTTTCGGTGGATCGACCGTGCGACCAGCTCTTTACCGGTCCCGGATTCGCCGGAAATCAAAATGGTAGCATCGGTAGGCGCGATCTTTTCGATCAGCGCAGTCAAGTCGCGAAAGGCGCTCGATATACCGACCATCTCTCGATTGGCTGATCCGATCCGCAATTGCTCACGCAGTTGGCGGTTCTCGTCTTCTAGCCGTCGGAACTTAAGCGCCTTGTCGATGGCCGTGAATAATTGTTCATCCTCAAATGGTTTGGTCAGATAGTCAAACGCACCCAATTTGACCGCCTGAACAGCCTGGGGGACCGCCGCAAAGGCGGTCATTAGGATCACATGTATTTCCGGCTGCAGTTTCTTCGACTGCTCCAGGAGCTCGATCCCGGTGACCTTGGGCATCTTCATGTCCGAGAGGATCAATTCAAAACGATTGCTTCTCAGTAGCGAGAGCGCTTCCTCGCCATTGGCGGCGGGGGTTACCTCGAATCCATGTTGCGTCAGCTTGAACTGCAGGATACGACGCAATGCGGCATCGTCGTCGACCAGCAATATCTTCACCGCCATGTTGCCTCCCTGCTTACGGTGATGGAGGGGAAAGAGAGCAAAAGCTCGACTCCGCCATCTTCCGGAAATGCCAACTCTATCGTCCCGCCATGAGCGTCGATGATAGACCGAACAATCGCCAGTCCAAGTCCGGTTCCCGATGCTTTGGTGGTGTAAAACGGCTCGAAGATTCGTGCGCGGGATGCTGGTTCGATTCCATGACCATGATCCCGGATCGTCAAGCTTGCGCCTGAATCTGCTGATTCGGAGAGCGAAACCTCGATGGAGGACCCCGCCGATGATGCTTCGATCGCATTCAGTAACAGATTGAGCACGACCTGATGTATTTTCTCCTGATCTCCCTTTATCCAAATATCGGGAGCGATAGCTGTTCTGACTGTCAGGCCGGCCTCTTTGATCTGCCGTTCTGTCTGGCGAAGGCTTGCCTGAAGTGAATTTGAAAGATTGAGCGGGACCAGCCGCGTCTCTTTCGGGCGCGCGAATTCGAGAAACTCCTGAATGGTGCCATCGATCCGTTTGATCTCTCCCACAACTATCTGCTTGAATTCTTCGCGATCACTGCTCGCGGTACTCTCCTCGCTCAGGATCTCAACTGCCCCTTTGATCGATGCCAGCGGATTCTTGATCTCGTGCGCGACACCAGCGGCCATCTGGCCGACGAGGGAGAGTCGGTGCGAACGTTCCAGCTCAAGCTGAGTGCGCTCCTGTCGCTTGCGGATCAGGATCTCCCGATCGACCAACAATCCAATGAGAATTCCGATCGTGTAATAGAAAAAGATCTCGATCAACTCCTGTGAGAGTGAGGTCATATGATTGGCATTGGTCGCCACGGCTCCAAAAAGGTATGGCATGATGGCGACCGAAATCACGGTCGCCGCTATCACTCCACCGCGCAGACCAAACCAGGCGGCCGCAACCATGATCGGCAGATAACAGAAACGGCTGTGCAACGCATGCACCCACTCGCTGTGACCAAACAAATTCTCCAGTACCCATCCATAATGGATGGCCACCGTGAGCGAGGTAAGTCCGATCAAGACGAATATCTTGATCCGGTTGCTCTGGATCATTCGTGAGTTAACTGCCATATTCTCTTGCTAAGGTTTTCTGTTTTGCCGGGCTCAGGGCCCATAGTCATAAATCGGCATCTCTTGGGATGATTGGAGAATATTCTACAGTAATCAAGAATATTCTGTTAGATTAGGGGAGGAGCCCCGTTGTCGATAGGCGTAAGTCACACTCTAACAAGAGCCTGCCGAATTACTTCTTCCGGCATCCGGTTTGTATGCTTACCATTCAGAACATGTATTCGAGACAAGGAGTCGGAATGAAGCAAGCTCTTTTGGCCATTGTTGCTGTAATCGCCTTGGGTCAGGGGACCCTACAGGCCGAGGAAAAAGTCGCGCCACGCGAGTTCAAATCGCAGACCCACTGCCCGGTGATGGGGGGTAAGATCGATTCGACCGTGTTCACCGATATTCAGGGTCAACGTGTGTATCATTGCTGTCCGGGATGTCAGGAAAAGTTGGTTGCTGACCCAGACAAGTACTTCAAGAAGGCGCTCGAAAAAGGGATAGTCTTTGAGAATATTCAGTCTGCCTGTCCGGTCACCGGGAAGCCGATCGATAAAAACGTCGTCACTAACTATGAAGGAAGACGTATCTATTTTGCTGACACGGCAGCACGCGATCTCTTCTTCAAAGAGCCGGCGAAGTACCTTGCCCTTCTGACTGCGCAGGGCGAAGAGAAAAGCGCCAAACCGTCTCCCGAGAAAAAGGCCGAATCCGGCCACTCGCATTGAACCATTTTCCCCGCTCGCTTGTTTAATCATGAAAGGCTGCTTAACTGGCAGCCTTATCATTTTCTGCGAATCAGAGGATCGATCACTGAAAAGAGGAGAGGAATGTATGACAGGGATGAAGCGAACAGGAATGGTGATCGCGTGCGCGGCATTGGGGCTGTTTTGCCTGGGTGGCTGCAAAGGGGAGAAGCAGGCCGAAACGCACGCAGACACGCATGCTGAACAGACCATGGCTCCGGGACTCAGAGCCATCGCTCACTTATCGCCCACGGAGGGTAACCAGGTGTCCGGTACGGTCACCTATACTCAGGAGGCGGACGGTGTTCGCGTGGTTGCTCATGTCACCGGATTGACTCCCGGCAAACATGGATGGCACATTCACGAAAAGGGAGACTGCAGCGCTCCTGATGCTACCTCCGCGGGCGGCCACTACAATCCGGATTCCATGCCGCACAGCGGGCCACACGTCTCTGATCGCCACGCCGGAGATATGGGGAATCTTGAGGCTGATTCCAGTGGTGTCGCGCACATGGAATACCTTGATGCCGTCATGCGATTGCAGGGCCCCAATACGGTCATTGGGCGAGCGGTGATCATTCATGCCGCCGAGGATGACCTCACTACCCAGCCGACCGGCAATTCGGGGGCACGTGTCGCCTGCGGCGTGATCGAACAAGACAACTCGTAGTCGGACAGATATTTCCTACAAGGTCGAGGACGTTTCCTCGGCCTTGCTACCAAAATCAATCACCTTTCTTGCTCTTACTCCAAAATAGACTTGACGCGTCCGCGATAGTATTGTATTTAACCAGTAGGCTAATTAACTGAACGGTAGAATACGATATGCAGACAGACCAGCTCTCCAGCACCTTCTCCGCCCTGGCCGACCCGACCCGCCGGGCGATCCTCGCCTCTCTGGCCAAAGGGGATGCCAACGTGCAAACCCTGGCCAGCCCCTTTGACATGAGCCTTCCGGCGATCTCCAAACATCTCAAAGTTTTGGAGCGTGCTGGGCTTATTGAGCGCGGTCGCGATGCCCAGTATCGTCCTTGTCGACTCAAAGCGGATGGTCTCAAGCTGGCGGCCACATGGTTGGAGCATTACCGCCGCTTCTGGGAAGAGAGCTTCGACCGGCTGGAAGTCTTTCTTCGGGAAATGCAGAACGAACAGAAAACAGTGACCCGGGTAAGCAATAAGAGCAAGCGGCCCAGCCGCGGACGTTCGAAGGGAAACAATAATGCCAGAAGAAAGCAGAAAAATGAGCACTAGCGAGCCTAAGCTGGTCATCGTACGGACATTTGATGCGCCGCTCGCCATGGTCTGGAAAGCCTGGTCAGACCCGGCCATGCTTGCGCAATGGTGGAGCCCGAAGGGATGGACCGCGCCGGTCATCAAGCTCGACTTCCGCGTTGGTGGCAAATATCATTTTTGCATGCGGTCTGCCGAAGGTCAGGAATGCTGGTCGACCGGCGTATATAAAGAGATCATCCCGATGAGCAAGATCGTTTGCACTGATAGTTTCGCCGATGAAAAAGGAAATGTTGTTTCGGCCTCGCATTACGGCATGAAGGAGGAGATCCCCGAAGTGCTGCTGATCACTATCGAGTTCAGGGAAGAGAACGGCAAAACTATCATGACGCTGACTCACCTCGGTATGCCCGCTGGTGAGATGGGCGAAATGACGACTTCCGGCTGGAACCAGTTCTTCGACAAGCTGGCCGCTATCGTGCAATCGAGCCACTAAGCTACATTGTATAAGAGATGTCAGGTTCGCTTGGCCGAACCAGTCACATCTATTGAAATCCGGGCAAATAAGGAGTGCTAAAATGATAGATGTCGAACGCTCGGCGACATTGCCGCCACCCTCCGACCGCGAGATGTTTGCCGTGCGGATAATCAACGCACCCCGAAAGCTCGTCTATGAAGCCTGGACCGACCCGAAACAGGTTGCCCAATGGTGGGGACCCAATGGCTTCACCAACACGATCCATGAAATGGATGTCCGCCCGGGCGGGGTCTTCCGGTTGACTATGCACGGGCCGGACGGCAGAGATTATCCGAACAAGATCACCTTCCGCAAGGTTGTAGAGAACGAGCGGCTGGAATACGATCACCACGGAGACACGGATGAGAGCGATCACCACTTCAAAGCGACCGTTCTATTCGAAGAGGTTGATGGCAAGACAAAGCTCTCGATGTTGATGGTCTTCCCAACCGCTGAAGAGCGCAACAAAGTAGCGGAAGAATATGGCGCGGTCGAAGGACTCCTGCAACATCTGGGACGACTGGCCGCGTTCATCGGCACAAAATAAGGAGATTCATGTCAAAATTTGCAGCACAGTGGAGAGGGTATGCTCCCTACTTATTAGGTATCATGCGAATCATAGCGGCATTCATGTTTATGCAGTCCGGGACGATGAAAATGTTCGGCTGGCCAAAAGCGATGCCGGGTGGAGGGACCGTCGAGCTGATGTCGCAGATGGGGATCGGTGCGACACTCGAAATAGTCGGCGGATTCCTTATCCTGATCGGACTGTTCACCCGGCCAGTGGCGTTCATTCTTTCGGGGATGATGGCGGTCGCCTATTTCCAGTTTCATTTTCCGACCAGTTTCTGGACAGTGGTAAACAATGGCTCCCCGGCAGTGCTCTTCTGTTTCCTCTGGCTCTATTATTCCATGGTCGGCCCAGGGAAGTTCAGCGTGGATGGTTGGCGGGGGAGAGTTCAATAGAGGTAGATGCAGTTTTGTATTGTTCTGAATTCTTGTATGCCTTATGAATAGTTTGTTCATTGGACTAGGAGCAAATAGTGAATCGCGTCCTACTGGTAATTTCCACAGTCTTTGTCTTTATGGCTACAATCCGAAGTGACGAAGTGCAAGGGCAAGCCATAGACGCCAGCACTGTTCCGAGTTCCTCGCGTGACTCACTATCGACGGCCTCTGCACTTTTTGGCAAAGGCGATTATCTGACAGCATATTGGTACTGCTTCCATCTCTTCGGTGATATTCCGCAAGAGGTGACGGACCTCATTTGTAGACGACGCCATGAAGTTGGCAATATTCCGCTGGAGATAAAAACCACATACGAATCCATGTGTTCTCGAAAAATGGCTGTGGACACAGTTGATCGTGATGAATTGACACTGGGTACTGAACAGTTGGTGTCTGTTGGGCTTCTTGTCGACAGCCTCATCTTCGTAATTGAACGTGAATTGATTTCCCGCTACTTCCCTGATGCATTCGCGGCTGATCTCATGAAGGACTTTGTAATGGTCGATTCGACAATTATGGAGGACCAGATGGCTTGGATTGTGGAACAAAATTCAGAGAATGGCGTGGGCAACCACAGAAGGTTGAACTTCCGGTCGCGGGATGGCTTAGCGGTGAAGGGCTTTGAGGGCTCATTATATGATCGAGTACAAATCGACATTGTTACAGCAGACTCCCAATCGACTATTAGCTCATTGGCAGCTGCAGTACTCGACTCAAAGGGAATCCGGCTCCCATTGGTGGGAGGTCCAAATAGCTACGCAAAATCCCCTCCCTGCGTGATGATTGAGTCGGCTGGAGTCTTGGTAATGATCTCTGAGCATTGTGAGAACTATTACCGTTCTGACGGCAGTATGGAGGAGGATGTTTTTTGGTCCAAAGCGGCACATTGGGTGTCACTCATTGCGGGTGTACACCCTATATCGATTCTTGCCTGGAACTGCGGAGGTCCGGTCAGGGAAATGAATTGAGTCTATCGGTTGATGCTAGTCTAGCGGTCACACCGCTCTTAACTTCAAGGGCCCATTCACCCGTCGGAGATTAGTCCGAATAATATTCGCCACTCAGGCGCCAGAGACTCTCGAAAATTCGAATATGTGCGATTCTTTATCGCTTCTTACTCCATCAAATGGACTATATTATCGGCAGTTAGTCTGCTTTAGGCAACCGAGAGGAGCGTCGTACGGGACAGGATATCTATCTTCTGACACTGACCGCAGCATCGATTGCGTTTATTCATACGATCGCCGGTCCTGATCATTATATCCCATTCATCGTCATGGCCAAGGCCCGCGACTGGTCGGTGGCCAAGACGACCTGGATCACGTTCCTGTGCGGGATCGGGCATATCGCCAGTTCAGTCATACTCGGACTGGTCGGAGTGGCTCTCGGGATTGCGGTCTCAAGGCTCGATGGGCTGGAATCATTCCGCGGGTCTGTCGCCGG contains:
- a CDS encoding DoxX family protein — encoded protein: MSKFAAQWRGYAPYLLGIMRIIAAFMFMQSGTMKMFGWPKAMPGGGTVELMSQMGIGATLEIVGGFLILIGLFTRPVAFILSGMMAVAYFQFHFPTSFWTVVNNGSPAVLFCFLWLYYSMVGPGKFSVDGWRGRVQ
- a CDS encoding SRPBCC domain-containing protein; translated protein: MPEESRKMSTSEPKLVIVRTFDAPLAMVWKAWSDPAMLAQWWSPKGWTAPVIKLDFRVGGKYHFCMRSAEGQECWSTGVYKEIIPMSKIVCTDSFADEKGNVVSASHYGMKEEIPEVLLITIEFREENGKTIMTLTHLGMPAGEMGEMTTSGWNQFFDKLAAIVQSSH
- a CDS encoding superoxide dismutase family protein, giving the protein MKRTGMVIACAALGLFCLGGCKGEKQAETHADTHAEQTMAPGLRAIAHLSPTEGNQVSGTVTYTQEADGVRVVAHVTGLTPGKHGWHIHEKGDCSAPDATSAGGHYNPDSMPHSGPHVSDRHAGDMGNLEADSSGVAHMEYLDAVMRLQGPNTVIGRAVIIHAAEDDLTTQPTGNSGARVACGVIEQDNS
- a CDS encoding sigma-54-dependent Fis family transcriptional regulator, translated to MAVKILLVDDDAALRRILQFKLTQHGFEVTPAANGEEALSLLRSNRFELILSDMKMPKVTGIELLEQSKKLQPEIHVILMTAFAAVPQAVQAVKLGAFDYLTKPFEDEQLFTAIDKALKFRRLEDENRQLREQLRIGSANREMVGISSAFRDLTALIEKIAPTDATILISGESGTGKELVARSIHRKSNRAHAPFLAINCASIPRELIESELFGHVKGAFTGAVKDKKGKFELAEGGTLLLDEISELPFELQAKLLRVIQERVLEPVGSEQRIVIDVRLLAASNVDLAERVTAGTFREDLFYRLNVIPLRVPALRERADDIALLVKEFLQRFSPGAALTVDKALMQALLRHPWPGNIRELENLIERMVILRSADTLTLGDLPNDFGKSFLRADATETMTGGESLSFHESEKRLIINALEKFAWNKSRAADYLQIPRHVLIYRMKKYQLSEKRD
- a CDS encoding TolC family protein, giving the protein MKLTRLLIALLLAFAFGSSARSSDSLSIDQVVNQVTLANKRAETAKFMESSSSESASATGRWPDPMLMVGIQNTPRSFDLDMDPMTMRVIGLSQEIPYSGSRTLLRRAAIVTAQESASDRKTIQRELALAARLAFIDLYFKRELMAELLQQQLILRQIEQSTAVSVESGRASRDQLISAQSDLWRIESSIISLEQEIEAARLRLNSLRAESADAAVELTAPESGLELARELDVWIEDARTNYPPLEKLRFGAERYRIEASAANRMSWPMLSLSAEYGIRTGRETDLHGEPGEEREDMLSFSASISLPIFSRGTQKGMARSMQAMSAGRSAEAEQMWRDVESALRSLHQRLGRIDRSIALYQEKIIPASEEITKSLLTGYEANRVSLPEVLQSQISFHADRMTLINLLSEKARTSAEVLQYTDESPHRSDPEEKQ
- a CDS encoding SRPBCC family protein; the encoded protein is MIDVERSATLPPPSDREMFAVRIINAPRKLVYEAWTDPKQVAQWWGPNGFTNTIHEMDVRPGGVFRLTMHGPDGRDYPNKITFRKVVENERLEYDHHGDTDESDHHFKATVLFEEVDGKTKLSMLMVFPTAEERNKVAEEYGAVEGLLQHLGRLAAFIGTK
- a CDS encoding helix-turn-helix transcriptional regulator, encoding MQTDQLSSTFSALADPTRRAILASLAKGDANVQTLASPFDMSLPAISKHLKVLERAGLIERGRDAQYRPCRLKADGLKLAATWLEHYRRFWEESFDRLEVFLREMQNEQKTVTRVSNKSKRPSRGRSKGNNNARRKQKNEH